Proteins from a single region of Oncorhynchus nerka isolate Pitt River linkage group LG18, Oner_Uvic_2.0, whole genome shotgun sequence:
- the enpp4 gene encoding bis(5'-adenosyl)-triphosphatase enpp4 isoform X1 translates to MHSIWNWAASRAGSRFKAHGQVGSKRRMLVLLYFLFTFASLAASEGQTRSGKRCDAGVAAPIPVLLVSFDGFRADYLQRFTLPNLKLLYSQGVLVEQLTNVFITKTFPNHYSLVTGLYAESHGVIASNMYDHVTHKHFTIFNDTDPFWWNEAEPLWVTALDCGYKTGVAMWPGSDLPIRNRTATHFMPYNPSVTFSQRLANVTDWLTGGQGKGEEPVSFAALYWEEPDRTGHMYGPDNTTHIGQALKEVDDNVGLLMSELMRAGLWGHVNVIITSDHGMAQCSTDRIIRLDDCLHPDNYSVVDLTPIAAIIPNRDPKAVFSLLSGCHTHMTAYLKKDIPDRLHYRNNDRIQPIILVADEGWTIVQRGGLPRLGDHGYDNTLPSMHPFLVAVGPGFLPGYRLPLLQSVDVYPIMCQLLGVPPAPNNGSLSQARCFLAGEDCVDIPLVVGLVVGVLLVLTTLTGLFKLWRPRRQSSSRPFQRLSIQDDDDDDPLLD, encoded by the exons ATGCATTCGATTTGGAACTGGGCTGCCTCCCGGGCAGGTTCCCGGTTCAAAGCCCATGGACAAGTCGGCTCAAAACGGAG gATGTTAGTCCTGCTGTACTTCCTCTTTACGTTCGCTTCATTGGCTGCTTCAGAGGGGCAGACAAGAAGTGGAAAAAGATGTGACGCGGGTGTTGCGGCCCCCATTCCGGTGCTGCTCGTGTCGTTTGATGGTTTCAGAGCTGACTACCTTCAACGGTTCACTCTACCCAACCTAAAGCTGCTGTATTCGCAGGGAGTCCTGGTGGAACAACTTACTAATGTCTTCATCACCAAGACCTTCCCTAACCACTACAGCCTG GTGACAGGTCTGTATGCAGAGTCTCATGGCGTCATAGCTAGCAATATGTATGACCACGTGACTCATAAGCACTTCACTATCTTCAATGACACCGATCCTTTCTGGTGGAATGAAGCTGAACCCCTCTGGGTCACTGCACTGGATTGTGGGTACAAGACGGGTGTGGCCATGTGGCCGGGGTCAGACTTGCCGATCAGGAACAGAACAGCGACTCACTTCATGCCCTACAACCCCTCCGTGACCTTTAGTCAACGCCTCGCCAAtgtcactgactggctgactggg gGCCAGGGTAAAGGGGAGGAGCCAGTATCGTTTGCAGCTCTGTATTGGGAGGAGCCAGACAGGACAGGTCACATGTATGGACCAGACAACACCACCCACATAGGACAGGCTCTTAAAGAG GTAGATGACAATGTGGGTCTGCTGATGTCAGAGCTGATGCGTGCAGGGTTGTGGGGGCATGTCAATGTCATCATCACCAGTGACCATGGAATGGCCCAGTGTTCCACTGATCGCATCATCAGGCTGGATGACTGTCTGCACCCTGACAACTACTCAGTAGTAGACCTAACCCCTATCGCTGCTATCATACCCAACAGAG accccAAGGCTGTGTTTTCCCTACTGAGTGGTTGCCATACCCACATGACTGCGTACCTGAAGAAAGACATTCCTGATAGGCTGCACTACAGGAACAATGACAGGATTCAACCAATCATATTAGTCGCTGACGAGGGATGGACTATCGTACAGAGGGGAGGGCTACCACGTC TGGGAGACCACGGCTATGACAACACTCTACCCAGCATGCACCCCTTCCTGGTGGCAGTGGGCCCAGGCTTCCTTCCTGGTTACCGTCTCCCGCTGTTACAGAGTGTTGATGTCTACCCAATAATGTGTCAGCTGCTTGGGGTTCCACCAGCACCAAACAACGGATCTCTGTCCCAGGCACGCTGCTTCCTGGCTGGGGAGGACTGTGTCGACATCCCCCTGGTGGTGGGACTGGTGGTGGGGGTACTTCTGGTTCTCACCACACTCACTG gactcttCAAGTTGTGGAGGCCACGGCGTCAGTCATCCTCTCGTCCCTTCCAACGCCTCTCTATAcaggacgatgatgatgatgaccctTTGCTGGACTAG
- the enpp4 gene encoding bis(5'-adenosyl)-triphosphatase enpp4 isoform X2 has protein sequence MLVLLYFLFTFASLAASEGQTRSGKRCDAGVAAPIPVLLVSFDGFRADYLQRFTLPNLKLLYSQGVLVEQLTNVFITKTFPNHYSLVTGLYAESHGVIASNMYDHVTHKHFTIFNDTDPFWWNEAEPLWVTALDCGYKTGVAMWPGSDLPIRNRTATHFMPYNPSVTFSQRLANVTDWLTGGQGKGEEPVSFAALYWEEPDRTGHMYGPDNTTHIGQALKEVDDNVGLLMSELMRAGLWGHVNVIITSDHGMAQCSTDRIIRLDDCLHPDNYSVVDLTPIAAIIPNRDPKAVFSLLSGCHTHMTAYLKKDIPDRLHYRNNDRIQPIILVADEGWTIVQRGGLPRLGDHGYDNTLPSMHPFLVAVGPGFLPGYRLPLLQSVDVYPIMCQLLGVPPAPNNGSLSQARCFLAGEDCVDIPLVVGLVVGVLLVLTTLTGLFKLWRPRRQSSSRPFQRLSIQDDDDDDPLLD, from the exons ATGTTAGTCCTGCTGTACTTCCTCTTTACGTTCGCTTCATTGGCTGCTTCAGAGGGGCAGACAAGAAGTGGAAAAAGATGTGACGCGGGTGTTGCGGCCCCCATTCCGGTGCTGCTCGTGTCGTTTGATGGTTTCAGAGCTGACTACCTTCAACGGTTCACTCTACCCAACCTAAAGCTGCTGTATTCGCAGGGAGTCCTGGTGGAACAACTTACTAATGTCTTCATCACCAAGACCTTCCCTAACCACTACAGCCTG GTGACAGGTCTGTATGCAGAGTCTCATGGCGTCATAGCTAGCAATATGTATGACCACGTGACTCATAAGCACTTCACTATCTTCAATGACACCGATCCTTTCTGGTGGAATGAAGCTGAACCCCTCTGGGTCACTGCACTGGATTGTGGGTACAAGACGGGTGTGGCCATGTGGCCGGGGTCAGACTTGCCGATCAGGAACAGAACAGCGACTCACTTCATGCCCTACAACCCCTCCGTGACCTTTAGTCAACGCCTCGCCAAtgtcactgactggctgactggg gGCCAGGGTAAAGGGGAGGAGCCAGTATCGTTTGCAGCTCTGTATTGGGAGGAGCCAGACAGGACAGGTCACATGTATGGACCAGACAACACCACCCACATAGGACAGGCTCTTAAAGAG GTAGATGACAATGTGGGTCTGCTGATGTCAGAGCTGATGCGTGCAGGGTTGTGGGGGCATGTCAATGTCATCATCACCAGTGACCATGGAATGGCCCAGTGTTCCACTGATCGCATCATCAGGCTGGATGACTGTCTGCACCCTGACAACTACTCAGTAGTAGACCTAACCCCTATCGCTGCTATCATACCCAACAGAG accccAAGGCTGTGTTTTCCCTACTGAGTGGTTGCCATACCCACATGACTGCGTACCTGAAGAAAGACATTCCTGATAGGCTGCACTACAGGAACAATGACAGGATTCAACCAATCATATTAGTCGCTGACGAGGGATGGACTATCGTACAGAGGGGAGGGCTACCACGTC TGGGAGACCACGGCTATGACAACACTCTACCCAGCATGCACCCCTTCCTGGTGGCAGTGGGCCCAGGCTTCCTTCCTGGTTACCGTCTCCCGCTGTTACAGAGTGTTGATGTCTACCCAATAATGTGTCAGCTGCTTGGGGTTCCACCAGCACCAAACAACGGATCTCTGTCCCAGGCACGCTGCTTCCTGGCTGGGGAGGACTGTGTCGACATCCCCCTGGTGGTGGGACTGGTGGTGGGGGTACTTCTGGTTCTCACCACACTCACTG gactcttCAAGTTGTGGAGGCCACGGCGTCAGTCATCCTCTCGTCCCTTCCAACGCCTCTCTATAcaggacgatgatgatgatgaccctTTGCTGGACTAG